One segment of Niveibacterium microcysteis DNA contains the following:
- a CDS encoding IS110 family transposase gives MKIVVLGIDLAKNVFALHGVDEHGKPALVQPSVRREKLLEVVAQLPPCLIGMEACSGAHHWARAFSRFGHTVRLMAPKFVVPYRLSGKRGKNDAADAAAICEAVQRPAMRFVPVKDEAQQAHLTLHRVRQGFVTERTAMINRLRGLLAEFGHVLPLKASVVRRQARAAIETLPSLAREALEDLLVTIAQLDERINAYDTKLRQIARQDRRITRLMALPGVGETSAGALVASIGNGHEFKNGRQFAAWLGLVPGQYSSGGKSRLGRITKAGDAYLRSLLVMGARAVLALAAQREDRISRWARALAVRRGYWRAVIAVAAKNARLAWACLARGDTFELIAD, from the coding sequence ATGAAAATTGTGGTCCTTGGAATCGATCTGGCCAAGAACGTGTTTGCGTTGCATGGCGTGGATGAACACGGCAAGCCTGCCCTTGTACAACCCTCGGTACGACGCGAGAAGTTGCTCGAGGTTGTCGCCCAACTGCCGCCCTGCTTGATTGGCATGGAAGCATGCTCGGGCGCGCACCATTGGGCGAGGGCATTTTCCCGCTTCGGTCACACCGTGCGTTTGATGGCGCCCAAGTTTGTGGTGCCTTACCGGCTTTCAGGCAAGCGCGGCAAGAACGACGCGGCGGACGCTGCTGCGATCTGCGAAGCGGTGCAACGGCCGGCGATGCGTTTCGTGCCGGTGAAGGATGAAGCGCAACAAGCGCATCTGACGCTGCATCGGGTCCGACAAGGCTTTGTCACCGAGCGCACGGCAATGATCAACCGGCTGCGGGGGTTGCTCGCCGAATTTGGTCATGTGCTGCCGCTCAAAGCGAGCGTGGTCCGCCGTCAGGCGCGCGCTGCGATCGAGACGCTGCCAAGCTTGGCGCGCGAAGCGCTCGAAGATCTGCTCGTCACCATCGCCCAGCTCGACGAACGCATCAATGCCTACGACACCAAGCTGCGTCAGATCGCAAGGCAGGATCGGCGCATCACACGCCTGATGGCCCTGCCTGGTGTCGGCGAGACCAGCGCGGGCGCCCTGGTGGCGAGCATTGGCAACGGCCACGAATTCAAGAACGGACGGCAGTTCGCTGCCTGGCTCGGACTCGTACCGGGTCAATACAGCTCAGGCGGCAAGTCACGCCTGGGGCGCATCACCAAAGCCGGGGATGCCTACTTGCGAAGCCTGCTGGTGATGGGCGCTCGTGCGGTGTTGGCGCTGGCCGCCCAGCGTGAAGATCGCATCAGCCGCTGGGCGCGCGCACTCGCAGTGCGACGCGGCTACTGGCGCGCCGTGATCGCCGTCGCGGCCAAGAACGCAAGACTGGCGTGGGCCTGTCTTGCACGCGGCGACACGTTTGAACTCATTGCCGACTAA
- a CDS encoding DUF2199 domain-containing protein, with translation MPFHSLGLKVTSPQSFLCSVCGKSHEGAPTDTAFALPDDVWALPEEQRSARAKWTSDLCQFGERYFIRCLLPVPFSDTSGYYGWGAWAEVEWPVFERYLAIYEVDATDEPEAKGLLANNIKEYGATLGLPVRIRFGISSQRPKLAFAQSESHALAREIQAGMPASRYHQILVSRGNA, from the coding sequence ATGCCCTTTCATTCGTTAGGGCTCAAAGTGACGTCCCCCCAATCCTTCCTTTGCTCGGTCTGCGGCAAGTCGCATGAAGGGGCACCCACAGACACCGCCTTCGCGCTCCCCGACGATGTTTGGGCGCTACCAGAAGAACAACGGTCTGCGCGTGCAAAGTGGACTTCTGACCTCTGTCAGTTTGGTGAGAGGTATTTCATTCGTTGTCTCTTGCCGGTTCCGTTCAGTGACACCTCCGGTTATTACGGCTGGGGCGCCTGGGCTGAGGTGGAATGGCCGGTATTTGAGCGCTACCTTGCCATCTACGAAGTAGACGCCACCGATGAGCCGGAAGCCAAAGGCCTCTTGGCAAACAACATCAAAGAATATGGCGCCACGCTCGGTCTGCCTGTACGAATTCGCTTTGGCATAAGCAGCCAGCGCCCGAAGCTCGCTTTTGCGCAAAGCGAATCGCATGCGCTGGCGCGGGAAATTCAAGCAGGCATGCCGGCCTCCCGGTATCACCAGATACTAGTGTCTCGGGGCAATGCATGA
- a CDS encoding BrnT family toxin has product MTTLHFEWDEPKAKANIKKHGVSFEEAKTVFYDDRARLIADPDHSEDEERFILLGYSSGLKLLVVCHCYRTSENVIRIISARKATKQEAASY; this is encoded by the coding sequence ATGACTACACTTCACTTCGAGTGGGACGAGCCGAAGGCCAAGGCCAACATCAAGAAGCACGGTGTGAGCTTCGAAGAAGCCAAGACCGTCTTCTACGACGACCGGGCAAGGCTAATCGCAGACCCGGACCATTCCGAAGACGAAGAGCGGTTCATCCTCCTGGGCTACAGCTCAGGCCTGAAACTGCTTGTCGTGTGCCATTGCTACCGCACGTCCGAGAACGTAATTCGCATCATCTCGGCTCGAAAAGCCACGAAGCAAGAGGCCGCGTCCTACTGA
- a CDS encoding DUF4304 domain-containing protein — MKAMGFKKQGRNFTRKSEGYTELVSVQGSSWNSGDEPWHFYINVAVAIDGVPLRETSKFHADGRLERLAPSAPAAYDLTAANLESLAIEISGYVMEACCRIPDALHDVRTRALQGWYSPLPVPDTWLDEESA; from the coding sequence ATGAAGGCGATGGGTTTTAAAAAACAAGGTAGAAATTTCACGAGAAAGTCCGAAGGCTATACGGAGCTGGTTTCAGTTCAAGGCAGTTCCTGGAATTCTGGTGATGAGCCTTGGCACTTTTACATCAATGTTGCCGTGGCGATTGATGGAGTCCCGCTACGAGAAACCTCAAAGTTTCATGCTGATGGCAGACTCGAACGACTGGCTCCCTCTGCACCAGCTGCGTACGACCTTACGGCGGCAAACCTTGAGTCACTTGCAATTGAAATTTCTGGGTATGTGATGGAGGCTTGTTGCCGCATACCCGATGCCCTACACGATGTGAGAACCCGTGCGTTACAGGGTTGGTACTCGCCGCTTCCCGTTCCCGATACTTGGCTAGATGAAGAATCTGCCTAA
- a CDS encoding DUF3144 domain-containing protein, producing the protein MAADLKEDPTFYDRADSHIHLANEHCANIGRGKVSASMMYGCARFQAWNAACWAESAEEMKAKREETINYFVDQYRAMLEDNVDDYINNFEKYVGGA; encoded by the coding sequence ATGGCCGCAGACCTTAAGGAAGACCCGACGTTCTACGATCGCGCCGATAGCCACATTCACCTGGCGAATGAGCATTGCGCGAACATTGGTCGCGGCAAAGTGAGTGCCTCCATGATGTACGGCTGCGCGCGCTTCCAAGCCTGGAACGCCGCCTGCTGGGCCGAGAGCGCGGAAGAAATGAAGGCCAAGCGTGAAGAAACGATCAACTATTTTGTCGATCAATATCGGGCCATGCTTGAAGACAACGTAGACGACTACATCAACAACTTCGAGAAGTATGTCGGCGGCGCCTAA
- a CDS encoding BrnA antitoxin family protein has product MRAEYDFSKSTKNPYAPQLKKQITIRLDEECINYFKSISEDVGIPYQSLINLYLRDCAASNRKLNLKWK; this is encoded by the coding sequence ATGCGCGCTGAATACGACTTCTCGAAATCCACGAAGAACCCCTACGCTCCGCAGCTCAAGAAGCAAATCACCATCCGCTTGGACGAAGAGTGCATCAACTACTTCAAATCCATCTCTGAAGACGTTGGCATCCCCTACCAAAGCCTCATCAACCTGTACCTCCGGGACTGCGCTGCGTCGAACCGCAAGCTCAATCTCAAGTGGAAGTGA